One window of Nicotiana tomentosiformis chromosome 11, ASM39032v3, whole genome shotgun sequence genomic DNA carries:
- the LOC138901294 gene encoding uncharacterized protein, with protein sequence MAWLSVLFLEMFVQQTRREELRRHFEQLHQEDMPVTQYEMRFSELAHHAVWLVPTERERIRRFIDGLNYGLCFVMTQEIASSARFYEVVDIDRRLEQGDFISEGPKNDRKGCLAYLDFVRDVGADNPTIDSVLVVGDFPNIFPADLSIMPPNRDIDFSIDLVSGTQPISTPAYRMALTKLKELKEQLQEIFHKGFIRPSVSPWGASILFVKKMDGTIRMCIDY encoded by the exons ATGGCATGGTtatcagttctcttcttagagatgTTTGTTCAACAGACCCGtagggaggagttgcgtaggcattTTGAGCAGCTACACCAGGAGGATATGCcagtgacccagtatgagatgagattttcagagttggctcatcaTGCGGTATGGTTAGTCCCCACCGAGAGAGAGCGgattaggagattcattgatggcctcaactatggactgtgCTTTGTCATGACTCAGGAGATTGCGTCAAGTGCTAGATTctatgaggtggttgatattgataGACGCCTAGAGCAG ggtgatttcatatctgaaggcccaaAGAATGATaggaaggggtgtttggcatatttggattttgtgagggatgttggtgctgataatcctaccattgattctgttctagTGGTAGGAGACTTTCCGAATATTTTTCCTGCTGACCTGTCGATcatgccacccaacagggacattgattttagTATCGACTTGGtgtcaggcactcagcccatttctactcctgcgtatcgtatggcactaacaaagttgaaggaattgaaagagcagcttcaggaaatTTTtcataaggggttcattaggcctagtgtgtcgccttggggtgcatcgattctatttgtgaagaagatggATGGTACTAtacgaatgtgcattgattattga